Below is a window of Nocardia asteroides DNA.
CGCAGCCGCTCGCGCGGCGGCGCGTCCGCGGCGACGGCAGTCCGGACACCGTCGACCATCCGGTCCAGATACTGCTGCAGCACGGCCAGATACAGGTCCAGCTTGTTGGTGAAATGGTCGTACAGCACGGGTTTGCTGATGCCGGCGCGGGCGCTGATCTCGGCCATCCGCGCGCCGTGGTACCCGCTGGCGACGAACACGTCCCGCGCGGCGACGACGACAGCGTGCCTGCGGTGCGCACGCCTGCCGTCGCCTCGCACGCCGCGCGCCGAGACGGTCGTGTCCGTCGTCATGGTGTCAGCTCAGCGTTTCCCCGGCGGCGGCCTTGGCCCGCAACGACGCCGGGACCTCGAACCGGTCTCCGTAGGCGGCGCGCAGCTCGTCGGCGCGCGCCACGAATCCGGCCAGGCCGCCGTCGTACTGCTCGATGTACTGGACCACGCCGCCCGTCCACGCGGGGAACCCGATGCCGAAGATCGACCCGATGTTCGCGTCGGCCACGGTGCGCAGCACGCCCTCGTCGAAACACCGGACGGTGTCGAGCGATTCGGCGAACAGCATCCGCTCCTGCATGTCGGCGAACGGGATGCCGTGGTCGTCGCGGGTGTACTTCGCCACCAGCTCGGGCCACAGGCCCAGCTTCTTGCCGTCGGCGTCGTACTCGTAGAAGCCACGGCCCTCGAGCCGGCCGGGCCGGTCGAACTCGTCGACCATGGCGTCGACGAGCGGGTACGCCTTGGACTCGGTCCAGCGCTTACCTTCGGCGAGCAGGTTCTCCTTCAGGCTGCGCCGGATCTTCTGGGCAAGCTTCATATTGATCTCGTCGGCCAGCGCCAGCGCGCCCACCGGGTAGCCGGCCTGGGTGGCGGCCTGCTCCACCGACGCGGGGTGCACGCCCTCGGCGACCAGCGCGATGGCCTCGTCCATGAACTGGCCGATCACGCGGCTGGTGAAGAACCCTCGGCTGTCGTTCACCACGATCGGGGTCTTCTTGATGGCCAGGGTGTAGTCGATGGCGCGGGCGATGGCCTCGTCGCTGGTCTGCTCGCCGACGATGATCTCCACCAGGGGCATCTTGTCCACCGGCGAGAAGAAGTGCAGGCCGATGAAATCCTGCGGCCGCTGCACCCCGGTGGCCAGGTCGGTGATCGGCAGGGTCGAGGTGTTGGAGCCGAGCAGCGCATCCGGGTTCACCAGCGCCTCGATCTCGCCGAACACCTTCTTCTTCAGGCCCGGATCCTCGAACACCGCCTCGACGACGAAGTCACAGCCCGCGGCATCGGCCGGATCGGCGGTCGGGTGGATGCGGCCCAGGATCTCGTCGTATTTGTCCTGGGTGATCGTGCCCTTGCGCAGCGCCTTGTCGAGCAGCTTGCGCGAGTAGTCCTTGCCGCGCTCGGCCGCCTCGATCGTGACGTCCTTCAGGACGACCCGCATGCCGGCGCGGGCCTGCACATAGGCGATGCCCGCGCCCATCATGCCCGCGCCGAGCACGAGGACCTTCTCCGGCGTGCGCACGGGGAAGCCTTCGGGGCGGCTGCCGCCCTTGTTGATGGTGCCGAGATCGAAGAACAGCGACTTGATCATGTTGGTCGAGACCTGGCCGCAGATCAGCTTGGTGCAGTAGCGCGTCTCGATGGCGAAGGCGGTGTCGATGTCGACCTGCGCGCCCTCGACCGCCGTCGCCAGCACCGCGATCGGCGCCGGCATCGGAGCTCCCTTGAGCTGCTTGCGGACGTTCGCGGGGAACGCGGGCAGATTGGCGGCCACGGCCGGACTCGACGGGGTGCCGCCGGGGATCTTGTAGCCCTTCGTATCCCAGGGCTGCGCCGCCTCCGGGTTGGCCGCGATCCAGGCCCGCGCCTTGTCGAACATCTCCTCGCGCGTCGCGGCGACCTCGTGGATGATCCCGACCTGTAGGGCTTTGGCAGGCTTCATCCGCTGGCCCTGGCCGACGACGTTGAGCACCGCGTTGGTGATGCCGAGCAGTCGCACGGTGCGGGTGACACCACCGGCGCCGGGCAGCAGGCCGAAGGTGACCTCGGGCAGGCCGAGCAGGCTGCCCTTGGCGTCGAGCGCGATGCGGTGGTGAGTGGCCAAGGCGACCTCGAAGCCGCCGCCGAGCGCGGTGCCGTTGATCGCGGCGACCACCGGCTTACCAAGCTGCTCGAGGCGGCGGAACGCGGCCTTGTAGGTGTCCAAGCCCAGGGCGATCTGCGGCGCGGTCTCCGGCGTCGCGTTCATCAGCAGGTTCAGGTCACCACCGGCGAAGAACGTGTCCTTGCCCGAGGTGAGGATGACACCGTCGTAGGTGTCCTTCTCGGCCTCGAGCCGGTCGACGGTGGCGGTGAGGTCGCGCGCGAACGCCTCGGTCATGGTGTTGGTCGACTGGCTCGGGTCGTCGATGGTGAGGACGAGCACCCGGTCGGCGCCGAGATCCCAGGCAATCATGCTGTCGGTCATGGTCTTTCCTCTGTCTCCGCGGCGCTCAGACGCGCTCGATGATGGTGGCGATGCCCATGCCGCCGCCGATGCACAGCGTGATCAGCGCGCGCCGCGCGCCCCGGCGCTCGAGCTCGTCGACCATGGTTCCGGTGATCATGGCGCCGGTGGCCCCCAGCGGGTGACCCATGGCGATGGCGCCGCCGTTGACATTGATCTTCTCGTCGGGGACGCCGAGCTTCTTCTGGAAGTTCAGCACCACCGAGGCGAAGGCCTCGTTCAGTTCGAACAGGTCGATGTCGTCGACGGTGAGCCCGGCCAGCGCCAGCACCTTCTCGGTGGCGGGCACCGGACCGGTCAGCATGATGGTCGAGTCCGCGCCGCTCACCGCGGCGGCGACGATCCGGGCGCGCGGGGTCAGACCGGCCGCGGCGCCTGCGGTTTCGCTGCCGATCAGTACCAGTGCCGAGCCGTCGACGATGCCGGAGGAGTTGCCCGCGTGATGGACGTGGTCGATCTTCTCCACGTGGTGGTAGCGCTGCATGGCGACGGCGTCGAAGCCGCCCATCTCCCCCATCGCCGCGAAGGACGGGGCGAGCTCGGCCAGGCTCTCCACGGTGGTGCCGGGGCGCATGAACTCGTCGTGGTCGAGCAGCACCGCACCGTTGATGTCCTTCACCGGGACAACGGATTTCGCGAAGTAGCCGCCGGACCAGGCCGCGGCGGCCTTCTCCTGCGAGCGCACCGCGAACGCGTCGACGTCCTCGCGGCTGAAGCCTTCGATGGTGGCGATCAGGTCGGCGCCGATGCCCTGCGGCACGAAGTAGGTGTCGTAGTTGGTCACCGGGTCCATGGCCCAGGCGCCACCGTCGGAGCCCAGCGGGACGCGCGACATCGATTCCACGCCACCGGCGATCACCAGCTGTTCCCAGCCGGAGCGCACCTTCTGCGCGGCGGTGTTGACCGCCTCCAGACCCGACCCGCAGAACCGGTTGAGCTGGACGCCGGCCACCGTGTCGGGCAGGCCGGCGGCCAGCGCGGCGGTCTTGGCGATGTCGGCGCCCTGATCGCCGACCGGGGAGACCACGCCGAGGACGATGTCGTCGATGACGGCCGGATCGAGGCCGGGGTGGCGGACCTTCAGTTCCTCGATGAGCCCGACCACCAGGTCGAGCGGCTTGACGCCGTGCAGGGCGCCGTTCTTCTTGCCGCGTCCGCGCGGGGTGCGGATCGCATCGTAGATATAGGCCTCGGTCATGGTTCCTCGAAAAGGTCGTGGGACGGGGTCAGCGGTGGGTGAAGTGTGCGGTCCGCTTGTCGACGAAGGCGTTCATGCCTTCCTTCTGGTCCTCGATCGCGAACAGCGAGTGGAAGACCCGCCGTTCGAAGCGGATTCCCTCGGCGAGGGTGGTCTCGAAGGAGCGGTTCACCGCCT
It encodes the following:
- a CDS encoding 3-hydroxyacyl-CoA dehydrogenase NAD-binding domain-containing protein, which encodes MTDSMIAWDLGADRVLVLTIDDPSQSTNTMTEAFARDLTATVDRLEAEKDTYDGVILTSGKDTFFAGGDLNLLMNATPETAPQIALGLDTYKAAFRRLEQLGKPVVAAINGTALGGGFEVALATHHRIALDAKGSLLGLPEVTFGLLPGAGGVTRTVRLLGITNAVLNVVGQGQRMKPAKALQVGIIHEVAATREEMFDKARAWIAANPEAAQPWDTKGYKIPGGTPSSPAVAANLPAFPANVRKQLKGAPMPAPIAVLATAVEGAQVDIDTAFAIETRYCTKLICGQVSTNMIKSLFFDLGTINKGGSRPEGFPVRTPEKVLVLGAGMMGAGIAYVQARAGMRVVLKDVTIEAAERGKDYSRKLLDKALRKGTITQDKYDEILGRIHPTADPADAAGCDFVVEAVFEDPGLKKKVFGEIEALVNPDALLGSNTSTLPITDLATGVQRPQDFIGLHFFSPVDKMPLVEIIVGEQTSDEAIARAIDYTLAIKKTPIVVNDSRGFFTSRVIGQFMDEAIALVAEGVHPASVEQAATQAGYPVGALALADEINMKLAQKIRRSLKENLLAEGKRWTESKAYPLVDAMVDEFDRPGRLEGRGFYEYDADGKKLGLWPELVAKYTRDDHGIPFADMQERMLFAESLDTVRCFDEGVLRTVADANIGSIFGIGFPAWTGGVVQYIEQYDGGLAGFVARADELRAAYGDRFEVPASLRAKAAAGETLS
- a CDS encoding acetyl-CoA C-acetyltransferase, encoding MTEAYIYDAIRTPRGRGKKNGALHGVKPLDLVVGLIEELKVRHPGLDPAVIDDIVLGVVSPVGDQGADIAKTAALAAGLPDTVAGVQLNRFCGSGLEAVNTAAQKVRSGWEQLVIAGGVESMSRVPLGSDGGAWAMDPVTNYDTYFVPQGIGADLIATIEGFSREDVDAFAVRSQEKAAAAWSGGYFAKSVVPVKDINGAVLLDHDEFMRPGTTVESLAELAPSFAAMGEMGGFDAVAMQRYHHVEKIDHVHHAGNSSGIVDGSALVLIGSETAGAAAGLTPRARIVAAAVSGADSTIMLTGPVPATEKVLALAGLTVDDIDLFELNEAFASVVLNFQKKLGVPDEKINVNGGAIAMGHPLGATGAMITGTMVDELERRGARRALITLCIGGGMGIATIIERV